A portion of the Andreesenia angusta genome contains these proteins:
- the mbhE gene encoding hydrogen gas-evolving membrane-bound hydrogenase subunit E — translation MRRKVLALAIIALGSIFLMLYFSTIESFTPVLRNLYIEQAQSRTGVMNVVTAVYLDYRVFDTLLEALLLLTSVVAIFQFIQLEVFEQNIQEWVSVDSVDYSQSEIQRYLVSIIYPLFVILGVYVIANGADSPGGGFQGGAILAAIIMSRYLIVPTEKYDYQIPYLLEKIFYLLILITLSLFITGNLNFISSRTYILVANTLIGAKVAFGLTAIFLRFIYFEEENRRG, via the coding sequence ATGAGAAGAAAAGTACTGGCTCTAGCCATTATAGCTCTAGGATCTATCTTTCTTATGCTCTACTTTTCCACTATAGAGTCCTTCACGCCTGTGCTGAGAAACCTGTATATAGAGCAGGCACAGTCTAGAACAGGTGTTATGAACGTGGTCACTGCGGTATACCTGGACTACAGGGTCTTCGATACTCTGTTAGAGGCATTGCTGCTGCTTACATCTGTCGTGGCTATCTTCCAGTTTATACAGCTGGAGGTCTTTGAGCAAAATATACAGGAGTGGGTCAGTGTAGACTCTGTGGACTACTCCCAGTCTGAAATCCAAAGGTACCTGGTAAGCATTATTTATCCTCTCTTTGTGATACTAGGTGTATATGTAATCGCAAACGGTGCCGACTCTCCTGGTGGAGGCTTCCAAGGTGGAGCAATACTTGCGGCCATAATAATGTCCAGGTATCTCATAGTTCCGACAGAGAAATACGACTATCAGATTCCGTACTTGTTGGAGAAGATCTTCTATCTCTTGATTCTGATAACGCTTTCTCTCTTTATAACCGGAAACCTGAATTTCATCTCCAGCAGGACATATATACTGGTGGCCAACACACTTATAGGCGCGAAAGTTGCATTTGGACTTACAGCCATATTCTTGAGATTTATATACTTCGAGGAGGAGAATCGTCGTGGATAA
- a CDS encoding cation:proton antiporter subunit C, which produces MDNFSMVELTGLVLFFIGIYGITARKNIVKSILSISIMEIGIILYFLGINFEVGQVPPIGDLTRGVPADPLPQALMITTIVIGVAVTAVSLSMFIAMYHRYGTMSWEVAKQNRLKDD; this is translated from the coding sequence GTGGATAACTTCAGCATGGTAGAACTTACAGGACTTGTGCTATTTTTTATCGGAATATACGGTATAACAGCCCGAAAAAACATAGTGAAGTCTATTTTATCAATAAGCATAATGGAAATAGGCATAATACTGTACTTTCTGGGAATAAACTTCGAGGTAGGTCAGGTCCCTCCTATAGGCGATCTAACACGCGGTGTTCCAGCTGACCCACTTCCCCAAGCCCTAATGATAACAACTATCGTGATCGGAGTTGCAGTTACAGCTGTGTCTCTCTCTATGTTCATAGCCATGTACCACAGGTATGGAACTATGAGCTGGGAAGTGGCAAAACAAAATAGACTAAAGGATGATTAA
- a CDS encoding complex I subunit 5 family protein translates to MSVSNLLSVKSSGIPITAAISANDILGISLYSDLIASVFVVLISLLFFVFSVYSFEDYLKDKLFQFLFISLEGLIFLLFLSRDLFNIFVAVEASTIICSILIMYKRDSRSIYDGLFYLMISTVGMLFFLLGTAMLYKIFGVLDISALKNMMTMANVRALIVPYALIMAGVSLKCAFVPVFSWLPKAYGTPGAPPLISALLSGVYIKTGIYMYIRMRDMFSPMVDMDNFFIVIGILTSIVGILFALMQKDIKMILEYHTISQMGLILIAVSINDTYTKAGGLLHIMNHALFKSLLILAAGVIIYQYKTRNIYEIRGVFRRMPFTGLAILIGILGITGAPFFNGSVSKYFIQSGVKGAWIEWFIIFINLGTTLSFIKLGSILIPNPVERITLKESKPKSISMILLSLGCLFTGLGATTISKNLLGLDVKIKLSGYIEKGFIWIGFIVLSILIYKFGISRSKFFKKGYGLELSFNNISVILLVFFFIILGVYHFMVPVA, encoded by the coding sequence ATGTCCGTAAGCAACCTGCTGAGTGTGAAGTCCTCGGGAATTCCCATTACAGCAGCTATAAGCGCCAATGACATCCTGGGAATAAGCCTCTACAGCGACTTGATAGCATCTGTCTTTGTAGTGCTTATAAGCTTGCTCTTCTTTGTCTTCAGCGTCTACTCTTTCGAGGACTACCTAAAGGACAAGCTCTTCCAGTTTCTGTTCATCTCGCTTGAGGGGCTTATATTCCTTCTCTTCCTGTCGCGAGACCTTTTTAACATATTTGTGGCTGTAGAAGCTTCAACCATAATATGTTCCATACTCATAATGTACAAAAGGGACAGCCGTTCCATATACGATGGCCTTTTCTACCTCATGATAAGCACCGTGGGGATGCTCTTTTTCTTGCTCGGGACAGCTATGCTCTACAAGATATTCGGTGTCTTGGACATATCTGCCCTTAAGAACATGATGACAATGGCCAATGTGCGGGCGTTGATAGTGCCTTATGCACTGATAATGGCTGGTGTATCTCTGAAATGTGCCTTTGTTCCAGTCTTTAGCTGGCTTCCTAAGGCATATGGAACTCCGGGGGCACCTCCCCTTATCTCAGCCCTTCTTTCTGGTGTATACATCAAGACTGGTATTTACATGTACATCAGGATGAGGGATATGTTCTCTCCTATGGTGGATATGGACAACTTCTTTATAGTCATAGGAATACTGACTTCTATAGTTGGAATCCTCTTTGCGCTTATGCAGAAAGACATAAAGATGATACTTGAGTACCACACCATATCCCAAATGGGCCTCATACTGATAGCTGTGTCCATAAACGACACCTATACAAAAGCAGGTGGGCTTCTTCACATCATGAACCACGCCCTTTTCAAGTCTCTTCTCATACTGGCAGCTGGAGTTATAATCTACCAGTACAAGACTAGAAATATATATGAGATAAGGGGAGTGTTCAGGCGGATGCCTTTCACGGGGCTTGCAATACTCATAGGCATTCTAGGTATAACAGGAGCTCCTTTCTTCAACGGAAGTGTGTCCAAGTACTTTATACAGTCTGGAGTTAAGGGAGCCTGGATAGAGTGGTTCATCATATTTATAAACCTCGGCACTACGCTTTCGTTTATAAAGCTGGGAAGCATACTCATTCCAAACCCTGTTGAGAGGATCACGCTGAAAGAAAGCAAACCCAAGTCCATATCCATGATACTGCTGTCTTTGGGATGCCTTTTCACGGGCCTTGGAGCCACTACTATCTCCAAGAATCTGCTTGGCCTTGATGTTAAAATAAAGCTTTCAGGCTATATAGAGAAGGGCTTTATCTGGATAGGTTTTATAGTTCTGAGCATACTGATCTACAAATTCGGAATTTCCAGATCTAAATTCTTCAAGAAAGGCTACGGACTTGAGCTTTCGTTCAACAATATATCTGTTATACTGCTTGTATTCTTCTTTATAATACTTGGAGTCTATCATTTCATGGTTCCAGTGGCATAG
- a CDS encoding NAD(P)/FAD-dependent oxidoreductase yields MRTRRVQDMGKHFGNMQKIRNGKRTYGITPHIRGGFIRPEDLEKIAVVAKKYNAALKITSGQRILLSNLKEEDLNDIWEELGMEPAVEVQNSVKNVEICPAGLCKRVKYNTIGLGMKLSRKYQKMKMPCRTKIGVAGCRNACGSVYSKDIGVIADVNGLMMVTAGGSAGFHPRLADILVRDLNEEEVLVYIDSLVRHYQEIAEEGEKLGHLIDRIGLSEFQAGLEKVK; encoded by the coding sequence ATGAGAACTAGGAGAGTGCAGGACATGGGAAAGCATTTTGGAAATATGCAGAAGATAAGAAATGGAAAGAGAACATACGGCATAACACCTCATATAAGGGGAGGCTTCATTAGGCCCGAAGACCTGGAGAAGATAGCTGTAGTGGCTAAAAAATACAACGCCGCCCTGAAGATAACTTCTGGGCAGAGGATACTCTTAAGCAATTTGAAGGAAGAGGATCTAAATGACATATGGGAAGAGCTTGGCATGGAGCCGGCTGTGGAGGTGCAGAACTCTGTAAAAAACGTGGAGATATGCCCTGCTGGGCTGTGCAAGAGAGTGAAGTACAACACAATAGGGCTTGGAATGAAGCTCTCTAGAAAGTACCAGAAGATGAAGATGCCATGTAGAACCAAGATTGGCGTTGCAGGATGCAGAAATGCATGTGGAAGTGTCTACAGCAAGGATATAGGCGTGATAGCCGATGTGAACGGACTGATGATGGTCACTGCTGGAGGCTCGGCAGGCTTTCACCCAAGATTAGCGGATATACTTGTAAGGGACTTAAACGAGGAAGAGGTGCTTGTCTATATAGACAGCCTTGTAAGGCACTACCAGGAGATTGCAGAAGAAGGGGAAAAACTGGGGCATTTGATAGACAGGATAGGCCTTTCAGAATTTCAGGCTGGTTTAGAGAAAGTTAAATAA
- a CDS encoding sensor domain-containing protein, with amino-acid sequence MWKSRYSREKIVDKYKLIYIPLIISIVAIMLMSILGYYISKSMLIDQVKSSGIKLADQVSRQVKGNNASLRAMESALDEKIEISSQIVIAERENLSEEKLLEIQEQLGLDEIHWIRRNGETIYSTHDGYKDWTVPENHPLDLFSKSEERFMVEKIRPDAEYGILTKYGAMKDEDGNYVQIGIRAESIRELTNKFDYQRILTDLEREDSIEYAYILDESFKVLADTDAEAVGTGYSGEKAVLEKQEKSAVSGAVLNEKTLASTGEKIMEIVYPIEFDDGYKEHIVLGISMEEVYRSIERMLQYSVMVTAVMVGLILWTQNKNIIVPVKNLHDNIHRIDLESDLSYRLPVTEGDTFQGITHSINAILEESSDYFSELEDSKREISESKEIISSAYQQLSASEEELRAQYDEIQDYTEKLEELKRKYEIAIEGTNSAVWEIDMEDETIYFSKEFSNIVGKRVEKKESLEETIDDIFGESARKQFMQEYELYKSTGIGELYVQLDYEDLEKKKLLLQGKGLYKDEMLKSISGIVIDVTKLKEQEEYIEYLAYHDFLTGLPNRRSLMKELDYELGYGKRGALILLDLDNFKEINDTMGHIYGDKILRKIAEKLAELNIENSTISRFGGDEFLVMISEETDIGRISEYADGIIDILKREIAVSGEAEFISCSMGITLYPIDGDDSGQLIMNADMAMYSVKNNGKSNYAFFDKDMVAQVQEKVDIEKQLRDSVENDGFKLLYQPQVDVESGEISGFEALIRLKDRFISPGVFIPIAEETDLIHELGRFVTEEAIRQLQEWKSRGLEGKTVAINFSAKQLKDEGYLEFLKDRLEHYGVAPSELEIEITESVFLEKKDQPLKFLEEVRSMGVRIALDDFGTGYSSLSYLTFLPVNKIKLDKSLSDRFLELENIGVMDSLISLAHSLNLEVIAEGVEYMEQYKKLKVGKCDRIQGYLFSKPLEKEDAELIYNKSFLNEN; translated from the coding sequence ATGTGGAAGAGCAGATACAGCAGAGAAAAGATAGTAGACAAATACAAACTAATATACATACCGCTTATTATAAGCATCGTGGCCATAATGCTGATGAGCATTCTAGGCTACTACATATCGAAGAGCATGCTCATAGACCAAGTCAAGAGCAGTGGGATTAAGCTGGCAGATCAAGTCTCTAGACAGGTGAAAGGGAACAACGCGTCTTTAAGAGCCATGGAAAGCGCACTAGATGAAAAGATAGAGATATCCTCTCAGATAGTGATAGCTGAGAGGGAGAATCTAAGCGAAGAAAAGCTGCTTGAGATTCAGGAACAGCTGGGCTTAGATGAAATCCACTGGATAAGGCGAAACGGTGAAACTATCTACAGCACCCATGACGGATACAAGGACTGGACAGTGCCGGAGAACCATCCGCTCGACCTTTTTTCCAAGAGCGAAGAGCGTTTCATGGTGGAAAAAATAAGGCCAGACGCTGAATATGGAATACTGACCAAGTATGGCGCGATGAAAGACGAGGACGGAAATTACGTGCAGATAGGCATAAGAGCTGAAAGCATAAGAGAGCTTACAAATAAATTTGACTACCAGAGGATACTGACCGACCTAGAGCGAGAGGACAGCATAGAGTACGCTTATATTTTAGACGAGAGCTTCAAAGTGCTGGCGGATACAGATGCAGAAGCTGTAGGGACTGGATACAGTGGTGAAAAAGCTGTGCTGGAGAAGCAGGAGAAGAGTGCAGTTTCAGGTGCTGTCTTAAATGAAAAAACGCTGGCCAGCACAGGCGAAAAAATTATGGAGATAGTGTACCCTATAGAGTTTGACGACGGATACAAGGAGCATATAGTGCTTGGAATCTCCATGGAGGAGGTATACAGGTCCATAGAGAGGATGCTTCAGTACTCTGTGATGGTGACTGCTGTGATGGTCGGACTCATCCTGTGGACACAGAACAAGAACATAATAGTCCCGGTAAAGAACCTCCACGACAATATTCACAGAATAGACCTAGAGAGCGATCTGAGCTATAGACTGCCAGTTACAGAAGGCGATACTTTCCAAGGTATAACCCACTCGATAAACGCCATACTTGAAGAGTCGTCAGATTATTTCTCAGAGCTAGAAGACAGCAAAAGAGAGATAAGCGAGTCCAAGGAGATAATCTCCTCGGCGTACCAGCAGCTGAGCGCATCAGAAGAAGAGCTGAGGGCCCAGTACGATGAGATACAGGACTATACAGAGAAGCTCGAAGAGCTGAAGCGTAAGTACGAAATAGCCATAGAGGGGACAAACTCAGCTGTATGGGAGATAGACATGGAAGACGAGACTATCTACTTTTCAAAGGAATTCTCGAATATAGTTGGGAAGAGAGTAGAAAAGAAAGAGAGCCTAGAGGAAACTATAGACGACATATTTGGAGAAAGCGCCAGAAAACAATTTATGCAGGAATACGAGCTCTACAAGAGTACAGGAATTGGAGAGCTATACGTCCAGCTTGACTACGAGGATCTTGAGAAAAAGAAGCTCCTGCTTCAAGGGAAGGGCCTCTACAAAGACGAGATGCTCAAGTCCATAAGCGGTATAGTAATAGACGTGACAAAGCTAAAAGAGCAGGAAGAGTATATAGAGTACCTTGCATACCACGACTTCTTGACAGGACTTCCAAACAGAAGGTCGCTTATGAAGGAGCTGGACTACGAGCTTGGATATGGAAAGAGAGGCGCACTTATTCTGCTGGACTTGGACAACTTCAAAGAGATAAACGACACTATGGGTCATATCTACGGCGACAAGATCCTGAGGAAGATAGCCGAAAAGCTTGCTGAACTCAACATAGAAAACTCCACTATATCCAGGTTTGGAGGAGACGAATTCTTGGTGATGATATCCGAGGAGACGGACATAGGAAGGATCTCTGAGTATGCAGACGGGATCATAGATATTTTGAAGAGGGAAATAGCGGTTTCAGGTGAAGCGGAGTTCATATCTTGCAGCATGGGCATAACGCTCTATCCTATAGACGGAGACGACTCTGGACAGCTGATAATGAATGCGGACATGGCCATGTACAGCGTGAAGAACAACGGCAAGAGCAACTACGCTTTCTTTGACAAGGACATGGTGGCGCAAGTTCAGGAGAAAGTGGATATAGAAAAGCAGCTGAGGGACTCGGTGGAGAATGACGGATTCAAGCTGCTTTACCAGCCGCAGGTAGACGTGGAAAGCGGGGAGATATCGGGGTTCGAAGCGCTTATAAGGCTGAAGGACAGGTTCATATCTCCAGGGGTGTTTATACCTATAGCAGAGGAGACGGATCTCATACACGAGCTTGGAAGGTTTGTGACAGAAGAGGCAATAAGGCAGCTTCAGGAATGGAAGTCTAGAGGCTTAGAGGGAAAGACTGTAGCCATAAACTTTTCGGCTAAGCAGCTCAAAGACGAAGGGTATTTGGAGTTTTTAAAAGACAGGCTGGAACACTATGGGGTGGCGCCAAGCGAGCTGGAGATAGAGATAACCGAGAGTGTATTCTTGGAAAAGAAAGATCAGCCGCTCAAGTTCCTAGAGGAAGTGAGATCTATGGGAGTGCGAATAGCGCTTGACGACTTCGGCACAGGGTACTCTTCTCTGAGCTACCTGACGTTTTTGCCTGTGAACAAGATAAAGCTGGACAAGTCGCTGAGCGACAGGTTCTTGGAGCTCGAAAACATAGGGGTAATGGACAGTCTTATATCTTTGGCTCACAGCTTGAACTTGGAGGTAATAGCAGAAGGCGTAGAGTATATGGAGCAGTACAAGAAGCTCAAGGTAGGAAAGTGCGATAGAATACAGGGATACCTGTTTAGCAAGCCGCTAGAAAAAGAGGACGCGGAGCTTATATACAATAAAAGTTTCTTGAATGAGAACTAG
- a CDS encoding protein-glutamate methylesterase/protein-glutamine glutaminase, which produces MNRNRKVKVLVVDDSRLSREIISRGISRDENIVVVGQASDPFEARDRIEELNPDVITLDINMPKMNGIEFLRKLMSQHPIPTVVISGMKEKLMESLEAGAVDFVSKPDVKTKKDLEGFLKELEYKVKTASTAKLVKLKNEDSKSRDVEAEPKRDLNKRIKVIAVGASTGGTEAFFKLIKQLPTNIPGMVVVQHMPSSFTKMYADRLNSQTGFEVIEAKSGDEVKPGRIIIAPGDFHMQVRPENGKLTVRCYEGEKVSGHCPSVDVLFESVAEHVGKKALGVILTGMGRDGAKGLLSMKQRGAYTIGQDRDTSVVYGMPMVSYNIGAVEKQVPIDKMGKAIVEYL; this is translated from the coding sequence ATGAATAGGAATAGGAAGGTGAAGGTCTTGGTCGTAGACGACTCCAGACTTTCTAGAGAGATCATATCAAGGGGAATATCGAGAGATGAAAACATAGTGGTGGTTGGGCAGGCGTCAGACCCTTTCGAGGCAAGAGACAGAATAGAAGAGCTCAACCCCGACGTCATAACTCTAGACATAAATATGCCCAAGATGAACGGCATAGAGTTCTTAAGAAAGCTTATGAGCCAGCATCCCATACCGACAGTGGTCATAAGTGGAATGAAGGAGAAGCTTATGGAATCTCTTGAGGCCGGAGCCGTGGACTTTGTGTCCAAGCCGGATGTAAAGACGAAAAAGGACTTGGAGGGGTTCCTGAAGGAGCTCGAGTACAAGGTGAAGACTGCTTCTACAGCTAAGCTGGTAAAATTAAAGAATGAAGACTCTAAGTCGAGAGACGTCGAAGCGGAACCAAAGCGCGACTTGAACAAACGAATAAAGGTCATAGCCGTGGGCGCTTCTACAGGGGGAACAGAGGCGTTTTTTAAGTTGATAAAACAGCTGCCCACCAATATCCCGGGGATGGTCGTGGTACAGCATATGCCATCGTCGTTCACAAAGATGTATGCAGACAGGCTGAACAGCCAGACAGGGTTCGAGGTCATAGAGGCCAAGAGCGGGGATGAGGTGAAGCCTGGAAGAATCATAATAGCGCCTGGAGACTTCCATATGCAAGTCAGGCCAGAGAATGGGAAATTAACTGTAAGATGCTACGAGGGGGAGAAAGTAAGCGGTCACTGCCCTTCGGTAGACGTGCTGTTTGAATCGGTTGCAGAGCATGTAGGGAAAAAGGCGCTAGGTGTAATACTCACAGGCATGGGCAGAGATGGGGCCAAGGGACTTCTGAGCATGAAACAGAGAGGCGCGTATACCATAGGTCAGGACAGGGATACAAGCGTAGTCTATGGAATGCCCATGGTATCGTACAATATAGGGGCTGTGGAAAAACAGGTCCCTATAGACAAAATGGGAAAGGCCATAGTAGAGTATTTATAG
- a CDS encoding CheR family methyltransferase translates to MAEISDLEFDLLRRYIKKSFGISLGDEKKSLVTGRLGNRIAELGFDNFTDYYRYLESETDEDGIVDLVNRITTNHTFFMREPDHFEFFGKVALPWIEKTAKDFELRVWSAGCSSGQEPYTLAMIVDQYFSGRKYRWKTDILATDISTKVLRQAAAGAYSEKEVEDFPKRWKDTYMKKTGLREYTMSDKIRKELVIRRFNLMESKFPFKKKFHVIFCKNVMIYFDDITRTELVRKFYDSLEPGGYLFIGRTESLSGIESRFKIVEPAIYRKE, encoded by the coding sequence TTGGCTGAAATAAGCGACTTGGAATTCGACTTGCTCAGGAGATATATAAAAAAGAGCTTTGGAATCAGCCTAGGCGACGAGAAGAAGAGCCTGGTAACAGGCAGGCTTGGAAACAGGATAGCAGAGCTTGGATTCGACAACTTCACAGACTACTACAGATATCTAGAATCTGAAACAGATGAGGATGGTATAGTGGACCTGGTCAACAGGATAACCACTAACCATACCTTCTTTATGAGAGAGCCAGACCACTTCGAGTTCTTTGGGAAAGTGGCGTTGCCTTGGATAGAGAAGACTGCAAAGGACTTCGAGCTTAGGGTTTGGAGCGCTGGATGCTCCAGCGGACAGGAGCCGTATACACTGGCCATGATAGTAGATCAGTATTTCAGCGGCAGGAAGTACAGGTGGAAGACAGACATACTTGCCACTGACATATCTACCAAAGTCCTGAGACAGGCGGCAGCTGGGGCCTACTCGGAAAAGGAGGTAGAAGATTTTCCAAAGCGATGGAAAGATACATATATGAAGAAGACTGGACTGCGCGAATACACCATGTCGGACAAGATCAGAAAAGAGCTTGTGATAAGGCGGTTCAATCTGATGGAGAGCAAGTTTCCGTTCAAGAAAAAGTTTCATGTCATATTCTGCAAGAATGTGATGATATACTTTGACGACATCACAAGGACGGAGCTGGTAAGAAAGTTCTACGACAGCTTGGAACCGGGCGGGTATCTCTTTATAGGTCGGACAGAGTCCTTAAGCGGAATTGAGAGCAGGTTTAAAATTGTAGAGCCGGCAATATACAGAAAGGAATAG